The genomic stretch GCGGCATATCCTGCTCTTTGCAGGCCGCCGCCAGCTCTTTGAGCACATCCCGCTGAAAGGGGGTGCTGCCGATATCAAAATCGGTTTCCTGGGAATCCCATAAGGCAAAGCCATCATGGTGCTTGGAAGTGAACACAATGTACCGCATGCCGGCCTGCCTGGCCAGCTTCACCCATTCACTGGCATTGAAGCGAACAGGGTTGAACTGGTTACGGAATGTGTCATAGGTGGATAGCGGGATCTGCGCATTATCGCGGATCCATTCGCCATAATCGGTTTTCCCGTTCCATTCACCTGCTGGAACGGCATAAAGCCCCCAATGGATAAACAAACCAAATCTTGCATCACGCCACCAATCCATACGGGGATCTTTTTTTGCTGCTTGTGCATAAGGTTGCATGAAATAACTGCCGGTGATCAGCAGGATCACCGTGATCAGCCATCTCAACAGGCCTAAGGGTTGCTTCATATTACACGTATTAAAATATGGGGTTTAAGACTTTTAATACAATGACCAATGACAAGCGTACGGGGTTGATGTTGTTCAGGATAAGCTTACGGCAAATTTTAGACATTTGCAAGCATAGAATTGCTGCTTTTTTACCCATTCTATTATAGGATGATTTGGCAGGTTTTGTGGTTGCATCTGACTACCTTTGCCCCCAAATTTCAGCTATATGAATTACCGGATAGAAAAAGATACCATGGGTGAAGTGCAGGTACCCGCAGATGCATTGTATGGCGCCCAAACCCAGCGCAGTATTGACAATTTCAAGATCGCTCAGGACACCAACAGAATGCCTAAAGAGATCATCCGGGCATTTGCCTACCTGAAAAAAGCCGCCGCCATCACCAATTTTGAAGCCGGGGTCTTACCCAAAGAAAAATCGGACCTGATTGGTCAGGTCTGTGATGAGATCCTGGAAGGTAAGCTGGATGCCGCTTTTCCCCTCGTGGTCTGGCAAACCGGCTCCGGCACACAGTCCAATATGAACGTGAACGAAGTAGTAGCTTACCGCGGGCATGTGATCAAAGGTGGACTGCTGACCGACAAGGATAAGTTCCTGCATCCCAATGATGATGTCAACAAATCCCAGTCTTCCAACGATACCTTCCCCACCGCCATGCATATTGCGGCTTACAAAATACTGATGGAGACCACCATCCCCGGTATCGAAAAGCTCCGCAATACCCTGGCCGCCAAAAGCAACCAATTCATGCAGGTGGTGAAGATAGGCCGCACCCACTTCATGGATGCCACCCCCGCTCACCGTTGGACAGGAATTCAGTGGTTATGTATCACAACTGACCCATGGCCTGAAAGCCATTAAGAATTCCCTGGAGCACCTCAGCGAGCTGGCCCTTGGCGGCACCGCCGTAGGTACCGGCATCAACACACCACCCAACTATTCCGAAAACGTAGCCAAACATATTGCCAGCCTTACCGGCCTGCCTTTTGTTACCGCCGAAAATAAATTTGAGGCCCTGGCCGCTCATGATGCTATTGTGGAAGCCCATGGCGCCCTCAAGACCGTAGCCGTCAGCCTGATGAAAATTGCCAATGATGTCCGCATCCTGTCCTCCGGCCCCCGCAGCGGTATTGGCGAGCTGTTCATTCCCGACAATGAGCCCGGCTCCTCCATCATGCCGGGCAAAGTGAACCCCACCCAGTGTGAGGCCCTCACCATGATCGCCGCCCAGGTAATGGGGAACGATGTGGCCATCAGTATCGGTGGCGCCTCCGGCCATTTTGAACTGAACGTGTTCAAACCCGTTATGATCTATAACTTCCTGCACAGCGCCCGCCTCATTGGCGAAGGCTGTGTCAGCTTTAACGACAAATGCGCTATCGGCCTGGAACCTATTGAAGCCAATATCAAAAAGCACGTGGACAATTCCCTGATGCTGGTGACCTCCCTCAACACACATATCGGATACTACAAAGCCGCCGAAATTGCACAGAAAGCCCATAAAGAAGGCACTACCCTGAAAGAAATGGCCGTGAAGCTCGGTTATGTAACACCTGAGCAATTTGACCAATGGGTTGACCCCGCTAAAATGGTGGGCAATATCAACTAAGCCGGCACTTTCAAAACATATACAGCAAGGGCGTCTCCATAACAGGGACGCCCTTGCTATTACAACAGCAGGTATTTTTTGGGACGAACCAAAGGGCTTCCGGCACTACCGGCCAGTAACCTTCAGGGCATCGGCTCCGGACACCAGCACATTTCCCGTCGCTCGCCTCCGGCGGCCAGCACGCCCGGGCCATCCTACTGCAACAGGATCTTATCCATTCTCAATTCCGCCCCATACCTGTTCAGCAGTTTCAGCACATACATGCCCCGGCGCAGCTGCGCCACCTGAATAGTGAAAGCGGCCGTGGAAGAACTGCCTTCCACCGCCAGCCGGCCCAGCATATCATACAGCTGGTAGCGCACCGGCTTATACGGCAGCCGGCCAAAATCAACATGGATAAAATCCCTTGCCGGATTTGGCGCCACCGTGATCCGCAATGGATTTTCCGGCCCCGGCTCGTTGGGATCTTTGAGGGACAGTGGCATTCCGATATACTGGAACACCAGCAGAGCGCCCGGGTTGTCCAGGGTAGCAGGATTATGACTGCTGGGACCTGAAGTAGATCCCACACTATCCGTGATCAGGAAGATCTTTCCAT from Candidatus Pseudobacter hemicellulosilyticus encodes the following:
- a CDS encoding lyase family protein; the encoded protein is MNYRIEKDTMGEVQVPADALYGAQTQRSIDNFKIAQDTNRMPKEIIRAFAYLKKAAAITNFEAGVLPKEKSDLIGQVCDEILEGKLDAAFPLVVWQTGSGTQSNMNVNEVVAYRGHVIKGGLLTDKDKFLHPNDDVNKSQSSNDTFPTAMHIAAYKILMETTIPGIEKLRNTLAAKSNQFMQVVKIGRTHFMDATPAHRWTGIQWLCITTDPWPESH
- a CDS encoding class II fumarate hydratase, with the protein product MPPPLTVGQEFSGYVSQLTHGLKAIKNSLEHLSELALGGTAVGTGINTPPNYSENVAKHIASLTGLPFVTAENKFEALAAHDAIVEAHGALKTVAVSLMKIANDVRILSSGPRSGIGELFIPDNEPGSSIMPGKVNPTQCEALTMIAAQVMGNDVAISIGGASGHFELNVFKPVMIYNFLHSARLIGEGCVSFNDKCAIGLEPIEANIKKHVDNSLMLVTSLNTHIGYYKAAEIAQKAHKEGTTLKEMAVKLGYVTPEQFDQWVDPAKMVGNIN